A window of the Isosphaera pallida ATCC 43644 genome harbors these coding sequences:
- a CDS encoding DUF1028 domain-containing protein, whose protein sequence is MARELGDWPKRGVTVAGILVVALALGSGGRFVPPQAPVSEPPPELNTFSICARDPETGELGVAVTTRLTEVGRLCPFVKAGVGAVATQSFVRVEYGPRGLELLEQGRTPQEALDEMLKDDPLKERRQLGIIDASGRTATFTGAGCLAHAGDRVGANYTVQGNLLVGPETLDAVAERFEATEGSGRSLADRLIDALAAGQAAGGDRRKGNPQSAALLVADPRRTHPDGSHLTVNLQVAEHPEPIDELRRQYDTITHNLGYRTFALIQGPDVVQLKRALHELGDYRPDEQEADFNRGLRSSEGGVYDRETAQAVDRFRARVGLPHPGLGLGYAPGVVDREMIRALQDAITQLRRAQRAQKSDSPEQPPPRETKDQSESPRVETPSQGDGPSPR, encoded by the coding sequence ATGGCGCGGGAACTTGGGGATTGGCCGAAGCGTGGAGTCACCGTAGCGGGGATACTCGTCGTGGCGTTGGCGTTGGGGAGCGGCGGCCGTTTTGTGCCGCCGCAGGCTCCGGTTAGCGAACCGCCCCCCGAACTCAACACCTTCTCAATCTGCGCGCGTGACCCCGAAACCGGCGAACTCGGCGTGGCGGTCACCACGCGCTTGACTGAGGTGGGGCGGTTGTGTCCCTTCGTCAAGGCAGGAGTGGGCGCGGTGGCGACCCAGTCGTTCGTGCGGGTCGAGTATGGTCCGCGCGGCCTGGAGTTGCTCGAACAAGGACGAACTCCCCAGGAGGCGCTCGACGAAATGCTCAAGGATGATCCTTTAAAGGAACGTCGGCAATTGGGGATCATCGATGCCTCCGGCCGCACCGCGACCTTCACTGGAGCCGGCTGCCTCGCCCATGCGGGCGATCGAGTGGGGGCCAATTACACGGTGCAGGGCAATCTCTTGGTAGGTCCCGAGACCCTGGACGCGGTAGCCGAACGGTTCGAGGCGACCGAGGGATCGGGCCGAAGCCTAGCCGACCGCCTGATCGACGCCCTGGCCGCCGGTCAGGCCGCCGGTGGCGACAGACGCAAAGGCAACCCGCAATCGGCCGCCCTTCTCGTGGCCGACCCCCGCCGAACCCATCCCGACGGCTCCCACCTTACGGTCAACCTTCAGGTCGCCGAGCATCCCGAACCAATCGACGAACTTCGACGCCAGTACGACACGATCACCCACAACCTGGGATACCGCACCTTCGCATTGATTCAAGGACCGGATGTTGTTCAGCTGAAACGCGCGCTCCACGAGTTAGGCGACTACCGACCCGACGAGCAAGAAGCCGACTTCAACCGCGGTCTACGGTCATCCGAGGGAGGCGTTTACGATCGTGAAACCGCTCAGGCGGTGGACCGCTTCCGCGCCCGCGTCGGATTACCCCACCCCGGCTTGGGTCTGGGGTACGCCCCCGGCGTGGTGGATCGGGAGATGATTCGGGCGCTGCAAGACGCGATCACCCAACTCCGCCGCGCCCAACGCGCCCAGAAGAGTGACTCCCCGGAGCAACCCCCACCTCGGGAAACCAAGGATCAGAGCGAGTCCCCCCGGGTCGAAACGCCGTCCCAAGGTGATGGCCCCTCTCCAAGATGA
- the groL gene encoding chaperonin GroEL (60 kDa chaperone family; promotes refolding of misfolded polypeptides especially under stressful conditions; forms two stacked rings of heptamers to form a barrel-shaped 14mer; ends can be capped by GroES; misfolded proteins enter the barrel where they are refolded when GroES binds), whose protein sequence is MAAKMIAFDQEARQAMQRGVSKLARAVKVTLGPKGRNVIIQKSFGSPTVTKDGVTVAKEIELEDKYEDMGARMVREVASKTSDVAGDGTTTATVLAEAIYNEGLKAVVAGVNPMLMKRGMDLAVDRIVEVLKNMSVKVSTTKETEQVATVASNFDREIGKMIAEATEKVGKDGVITVEEGKSLKTEVEWVEGMQFDRGYLSPYFVTDPTAMECVLEDAYILIYEKKISAVKDLVPVLEKVAQSGKPLLIIAEEVEGEALATLVINKLRGVFKCAAVKAPGYGDRRKAMLEDIAVLTGGTAIFEALGIELENVGLKDLGHAKRIVIDKDNTTIIEGAGKSEAIKGRIEAIRREISETKSDYDREKLEERLAKLAGGVAKIKVGAATESEMKEKKARVEDALHATRAAIEEGILPGGGVALLRASRQVKPDGLTHDEVTGFNIVVRACAAPIAQIAENAGQDGGVVVSKVLEHSGNYGYDALHDTYTDLVQAGVIDPTKVTRSALQNAASVASLLLTSDALIADMPKDEKPAAGGGGGGYDDMY, encoded by the coding sequence ATGGCCGCGAAGATGATCGCGTTTGATCAGGAAGCACGTCAGGCGATGCAGCGTGGGGTGTCCAAGCTGGCCCGCGCGGTCAAGGTGACCTTGGGGCCCAAGGGCCGCAATGTCATCATCCAGAAATCATTCGGCTCGCCAACGGTCACCAAGGATGGGGTGACGGTGGCCAAGGAGATTGAGCTGGAGGATAAGTACGAGGACATGGGCGCGCGGATGGTGCGCGAGGTCGCCAGCAAGACCTCCGACGTAGCGGGTGACGGTACCACCACCGCGACCGTGCTGGCCGAGGCGATCTACAATGAGGGCCTCAAGGCGGTGGTCGCCGGCGTCAATCCTATGCTCATGAAGCGGGGCATGGATCTGGCCGTCGATCGGATCGTGGAGGTCCTCAAGAACATGTCGGTGAAGGTGTCCACCACTAAGGAAACCGAGCAGGTGGCCACGGTTGCCTCCAACTTCGACCGCGAAATAGGCAAGATGATCGCCGAAGCCACTGAAAAGGTCGGCAAGGACGGCGTCATCACCGTCGAGGAGGGCAAGTCGCTCAAGACAGAGGTCGAGTGGGTCGAAGGGATGCAGTTCGACCGCGGCTACCTCTCCCCCTACTTCGTGACTGACCCGACGGCGATGGAGTGCGTCCTAGAAGATGCCTACATTTTGATCTATGAGAAGAAGATTTCGGCGGTCAAGGATTTGGTGCCGGTGCTGGAGAAGGTCGCTCAAAGCGGCAAGCCTCTGCTGATCATCGCCGAGGAGGTCGAAGGCGAAGCCCTTGCGACCCTGGTGATTAACAAGCTGCGGGGTGTCTTCAAGTGCGCTGCGGTCAAGGCTCCGGGCTACGGCGATCGCCGCAAGGCGATGCTGGAGGACATCGCGGTGCTGACCGGCGGCACGGCGATCTTCGAGGCCCTGGGGATCGAACTAGAGAATGTTGGTCTGAAGGATCTTGGTCACGCCAAGCGGATCGTGATCGACAAGGACAACACCACGATCATCGAGGGGGCGGGCAAGTCCGAGGCCATTAAGGGTCGGATCGAAGCCATCCGCCGCGAGATTAGCGAGACCAAGAGCGACTACGACCGCGAGAAGCTGGAGGAACGGCTGGCTAAGCTGGCCGGCGGGGTGGCCAAGATCAAGGTGGGCGCGGCGACCGAGAGCGAAATGAAGGAGAAGAAGGCTCGCGTCGAGGACGCGCTGCACGCGACCCGCGCGGCCATCGAGGAGGGGATTTTGCCCGGTGGCGGCGTGGCCCTGCTGCGGGCCTCGCGTCAAGTCAAGCCCGATGGACTGACTCATGATGAGGTCACCGGATTCAACATCGTGGTGCGGGCTTGCGCTGCCCCGATCGCGCAGATCGCCGAAAACGCCGGTCAGGACGGCGGCGTCGTAGTCTCCAAGGTGCTGGAGCATTCCGGCAACTATGGTTACGACGCGTTGCACGACACCTACACCGACCTCGTCCAAGCTGGGGTCATTGATCCGACCAAGGTGACCCGCTCGGCTCTGCAGAACGCCGCGTCGGTGGCCTCGCTACTGCTGACCTCGGACGCTCTGATTGCCGACATGCCCAAGGACGAAAAACCGGCGGCCGGTGGTGGCGGTGGTGGTTACGACGACATGTATTGA
- a CDS encoding co-chaperone GroES, with protein MKIQPLGDRVVVEREEAQATTAGGIVLPDTAKDKPQHGKVLAVGTGRLTKDGKRRELQVKVGDRVLFSSYAGDEFKLNGTTKVLLMREDDIYAVVEG; from the coding sequence ATGAAGATTCAACCTCTGGGTGATCGTGTAGTGGTCGAGCGCGAAGAAGCGCAAGCGACGACGGCTGGTGGGATCGTGCTGCCGGACACGGCCAAGGACAAGCCACAGCATGGCAAAGTACTGGCGGTGGGTACTGGCCGATTGACCAAGGACGGCAAGCGTCGGGAGTTGCAGGTCAAGGTGGGCGACCGGGTGCTGTTCTCCTCCTACGCGGGCGACGAGTTCAAGCTGAACGGCACAACCAAGGTTCTGCTGATGCGCGAGGACGACATTTATGCCGTCGTCGAAGGCTGA
- a CDS encoding trypsin-like peptidase domain-containing protein, producing the protein MPPIHSRGAGVRRAAWFWVAGFSSLWVLGLGMPGGGVSGIGPAAVVAGPLEGNTNYEVSRRTATVQAIERVRPSVVSISSEKRSSSPNRWPFSAEENAKARVSGMGTGVIIDARGYILTNQHVVDRVTGIEVQLSNGVVLPARVIQQDKINDLALLKVEPSTPLTPIVLGTSSDLMVGEDVITIGNAYGYEETVSRGIISALGRNVTLSDDQVYRNLIQTDACINPGNSGGPLINIHGELIGINVAVRAGAQCIGFALPIDDVKQILAEMISTRRLASTWHGLVAEERFLEQARRVVLSAVRAGSPAERSGFRPGDLVMKAGDLEVRTPIDIERAMLDVRPGTPVPVVVLREGRRVAIDLTTAPLPRTVEAVNAELDSDAVVWRILGLRTVPVGAEQVAAVSPKLRGGLYVREVRPNSPAARSNIAPGDVLIGLNVGSRHWETIRADNILFVLDQKTREMVGPDDDGIVFYLIRRNLMQQGVLRLTETDRRAAAARR; encoded by the coding sequence GTGCCACCTATCCATTCTCGAGGCGCGGGGGTTCGAAGAGCGGCCTGGTTTTGGGTCGCGGGATTCTCCTCGTTGTGGGTGTTGGGGTTGGGAATGCCGGGCGGTGGGGTCTCGGGGATTGGTCCCGCGGCCGTGGTGGCTGGTCCCTTGGAGGGCAACACCAATTATGAGGTGTCCCGGAGAACCGCCACGGTGCAGGCGATCGAGCGGGTGCGTCCCAGCGTGGTGAGCATCTCCAGCGAGAAGCGCTCCTCCTCACCGAACCGTTGGCCGTTCAGCGCCGAGGAGAATGCGAAGGCGCGGGTCAGTGGCATGGGGACCGGCGTGATCATCGACGCGCGGGGCTACATCTTGACCAACCAGCATGTGGTGGACCGGGTCACCGGCATTGAGGTTCAACTCAGCAATGGCGTGGTGCTGCCAGCGCGGGTGATTCAGCAGGACAAGATCAACGATTTGGCGTTGCTCAAGGTCGAGCCATCGACTCCTTTGACGCCGATCGTGTTGGGTACCTCTTCCGACTTGATGGTGGGCGAGGACGTCATCACGATCGGGAACGCCTACGGCTACGAGGAAACCGTTTCACGGGGCATCATTTCGGCGTTAGGCCGCAATGTGACCCTGTCGGACGACCAGGTGTACCGTAACCTGATTCAGACCGACGCCTGCATTAATCCTGGCAATTCGGGAGGTCCGCTGATCAATATTCATGGTGAACTGATCGGGATCAACGTCGCGGTCCGGGCGGGAGCGCAATGCATCGGGTTCGCTTTGCCGATCGACGACGTGAAGCAAATCCTGGCTGAGATGATCAGCACGCGCCGGTTAGCCTCGACCTGGCACGGTCTGGTGGCGGAGGAGCGGTTTTTGGAACAAGCCCGCCGCGTGGTGTTGTCCGCAGTCCGCGCTGGCAGCCCAGCGGAGCGGTCCGGCTTTCGTCCCGGCGACTTGGTGATGAAGGCCGGCGATCTGGAGGTGCGTACTCCGATCGATATCGAACGCGCCATGCTCGACGTGCGGCCCGGCACGCCGGTCCCGGTGGTGGTCCTGCGCGAAGGGCGTCGAGTCGCCATCGACCTCACCACCGCACCCCTGCCTCGCACGGTCGAGGCGGTCAACGCCGAACTCGACTCCGACGCCGTCGTGTGGCGGATTCTGGGTCTGCGAACCGTGCCGGTGGGAGCCGAGCAGGTCGCCGCTGTCTCTCCCAAACTTCGGGGGGGGCTGTACGTCCGCGAGGTCCGGCCCAACAGCCCGGCCGCCCGCAGCAACATCGCCCCTGGGGATGTGTTGATTGGTCTCAACGTCGGTTCACGTCACTGGGAGACCATCCGGGCTGACAACATCCTGTTTGTCCTTGACCAGAAGACCAGGGAAATGGTCGGTCCTGACGACGATGGGATTGTATTCTACCTGATCCGCCGCAACCTAATGCAACAGGGCGTGCTGCGTTTGACCGAAACCGACCGCAGGGCCGCTGCTGCCCGTCGTTGA